A single window of Chloracidobacterium sp. DNA harbors:
- a CDS encoding NADH-quinone oxidoreductase subunit C, whose protein sequence is MASLLDFVEKIKGKNGEWVLAVVEAHGEVTVIVPRESVVDICEFLRDESGFDMLADLCGADRGPEEEPRFEVNYHLFGTEHHKRLRLKVLLSDDDPSVESVTTVWRTADWHERETYDLFGVKFTGHPDLRRILLPSDFDGHALRKDYPLRGYEPYSMK, encoded by the coding sequence ATGGCATCTCTTTTGGATTTTGTCGAAAAGATCAAGGGTAAGAACGGCGAATGGGTTTTGGCAGTGGTCGAGGCTCACGGCGAGGTCACGGTCATTGTGCCCCGCGAGTCAGTTGTCGATATTTGCGAATTTCTCCGTGATGAAAGCGGATTTGATATGCTCGCAGACCTTTGCGGAGCAGATCGCGGACCGGAAGAAGAACCGCGATTTGAGGTCAATTACCATCTTTTCGGCACCGAGCATCACAAGCGTCTTCGCTTGAAAGTTTTATTAAGTGACGATGACCCGAGCGTCGAGTCGGTGACGACGGTCTGGCGAACGGCAGACTGGCACGAGAGGGAGACCTATGACCTATTCGGCGTAAAATTTACCGGTCATCCGGATCTGCGGCGTATCCTGTTGCCCTCGGATTTTGACGGACACGCGTTGAGAAAGGATTATCCGTTGCGCGGCTATGAGCCGTACAGTATGAAATAG
- a CDS encoding nuclear transport factor 2 family protein → MSNGVVISGVYEAFGTGNIPAVLGAFDENIAWTEAEGFMYGGTYVGPNAVLENVFMRLGTEWEGFSAVPHQIIDGGDSVVGLGTYSGKYLKTGKSMSVPFAHVWTLRDGKIVKFVQYTDTLVIANSIG, encoded by the coding sequence ATGAGCAACGGTGTGGTTATTAGCGGCGTATACGAAGCGTTTGGAACGGGCAATATTCCGGCCGTTCTCGGAGCGTTCGACGAGAATATCGCGTGGACCGAGGCTGAAGGGTTTATGTATGGCGGAACGTATGTCGGCCCGAACGCGGTGCTTGAGAATGTATTTATGAGGCTCGGGACCGAATGGGAAGGTTTCAGTGCCGTCCCGCATCAGATCATCGACGGCGGCGATTCGGTCGTTGGGCTAGGAACCTATTCCGGCAAGTATTTGAAGACCGGCAAGAGTATGTCAGTGCCGTTCGCCCACGTGTGGACGCTCAGGGACGGCAAGATCGTTAAGTTTGTTCAGTACACCGATACGCTTGTGATCGCAAACAGCATCGGGTAA
- the nuoF gene encoding NADH-quinone oxidoreductase subunit NuoF, producing MHIKDGHTLKVYRETGGYKSLEKALKMAPADIIEEVKKSALRGRGGAGFPTGLKWSFVPKDSPKTKFVVCNADESEPGTFKDRYLMERDPHALIEGMLIAGFALGSTTGFIYTRGEYKYLIDIMDVALDEAREAGLMGDNIMGSGFSMNIYTHTGAGAYICGEETALLSSLEGFRGHPRMKPPFPAIEGLYASPTVVNNVETLTAVPQILEMGGEAWQKLGTEKSGGTKLWSVSGHVNKPGVYELPMGYADMEKFIMEDCGGIRGGKQLKAVIPGGSSVYIMNAEQVLGKGVTMDYEGLVVAGSMVGSGGFIVMDETVDVMESTKNLSEFYKHESCGWCTPCREGTAWIVKIFDRIAAGGGRPEDAKLLLDICDNMEGKSFCPLADAAAWPIQSAIKQFPDDFKKWLADKMNGNEVIANI from the coding sequence ATGCACATCAAAGATGGGCATACGCTAAAGGTCTATCGTGAAACCGGCGGTTATAAGTCACTTGAAAAGGCGCTCAAGATGGCTCCCGCCGATATCATTGAGGAAGTCAAGAAATCGGCTCTTCGGGGCCGCGGTGGTGCCGGATTTCCGACCGGTTTGAAGTGGTCGTTTGTGCCGAAAGACTCGCCGAAGACCAAATTTGTCGTTTGTAACGCCGACGAATCCGAGCCGGGGACGTTCAAGGACCGCTATCTGATGGAGCGCGATCCGCACGCCCTGATCGAAGGGATGCTGATCGCCGGGTTTGCTCTCGGTTCGACGACCGGCTTCATCTACACCCGCGGCGAGTACAAGTATCTGATCGACATAATGGATGTCGCCCTGGATGAGGCTCGCGAAGCCGGCCTGATGGGCGACAATATTATGGGCTCGGGTTTTTCGATGAATATATACACCCATACGGGTGCCGGAGCATATATTTGCGGTGAGGAAACCGCACTTTTGAGCTCGCTTGAGGGCTTTCGCGGGCATCCGCGTATGAAGCCGCCGTTTCCGGCTATCGAGGGACTATATGCGTCGCCGACCGTCGTCAATAACGTCGAGACCTTGACCGCCGTGCCCCAGATATTGGAAATGGGCGGCGAAGCCTGGCAGAAGCTCGGAACGGAAAAATCGGGCGGCACAAAGCTCTGGTCTGTCAGCGGACACGTCAACAAACCCGGCGTATATGAACTTCCGATGGGCTATGCCGATATGGAAAAGTTCATAATGGAAGACTGCGGCGGCATTCGCGGCGGCAAACAGCTAAAGGCGGTCATTCCCGGCGGGTCGAGCGTTTACATTATGAACGCCGAACAAGTTTTGGGAAAAGGCGTGACAATGGACTACGAGGGACTTGTCGTGGCCGGATCGATGGTCGGGTCGGGCGGATTTATCGTGATGGACGAAACTGTCGATGTAATGGAATCGACTAAGAATCTATCGGAATTTTATAAGCACGAGTCGTGCGGTTGGTGTACACCGTGCCGCGAGGGTACGGCCTGGATCGTTAAGATATTTGACCGGATCGCTGCCGGCGGCGGGCGTCCCGAGGACGCGAAGTTGCTGCTCGACATCTGCGACAATATGGAAGGCAAGAGTTTTTGTCCGCTCGCTGATGCTGCGGCGTGGCCGATCCAAAGTGCGATCAAGCAATTTCCGGATGATTTTAAGAAATGGCTTGCCGATAAAATGAATGGTAACGAGGTCATCGCAAATATCTGA
- the thiS gene encoding sulfur carrier protein ThiS, with amino-acid sequence MAELLDQLSLPHQRIAIELNKAVIRRADWPNTTVNEGDRIEVVHFVGGG; translated from the coding sequence CTGGCCGAACTGCTCGACCAGCTTTCACTGCCGCATCAGCGGATCGCTATCGAACTTAACAAAGCGGTCATACGTCGCGCCGATTGGCCTAACACGACCGTCAACGAAGGTGACCGCATCGAGGTCGTACACTTCGTCGGCGGCGGATAG
- a CDS encoding bifunctional (p)ppGpp synthetase/guanosine-3',5'-bis(diphosphate) 3'-pyrophosphohydrolase, with protein sequence MNNLNKVLHAARFAAEKHTGHFRKGSKREPYINHPIEVANMIANVGLVDDEDILAAALLHDTVEDCGVSSDEIDEKFGEIVAGYVREVSDDKSLPKHERKQRQIEHAPHLSYGAKVIKIADKISNVRDVIVSPAEDWDKQRRVEYVQWAVNVVAGLRGANDQLDELFDEVVAMANEKLSQLD encoded by the coding sequence GTGAATAACCTAAATAAAGTACTACACGCGGCCCGTTTTGCGGCTGAGAAACATACCGGACATTTTCGAAAGGGTTCCAAGCGTGAGCCCTATATCAATCATCCTATCGAAGTTGCGAATATGATCGCTAATGTCGGACTCGTAGATGACGAGGACATTTTGGCGGCGGCATTGCTGCACGATACGGTCGAAGATTGCGGCGTGAGCAGCGACGAGATCGACGAGAAGTTCGGTGAGATAGTCGCGGGTTACGTCCGTGAGGTGAGCGATGACAAGTCGCTCCCGAAACACGAACGCAAACAACGGCAGATCGAGCACGCACCTCACCTTTCCTACGGTGCTAAGGTGATCAAAATTGCGGACAAGATCAGCAATGTACGCGATGTCATTGTGAGTCCCGCCGAGGATTGGGACAAGCAGAGGCGGGTCGAATACGTGCAGTGGGCGGTCAACGTCGTCGCCGGACTTCGCGGGGCAAACGATCAACTTGACGAGCTTTTCGACGAGGTTGTCGCGATGGCCAATGAAAAGCTCAGCCAACTCGACTGA
- a CDS encoding NADH-quinone oxidoreductase subunit A — MSEFSLMDYAPIAVMFLVAAGFAVSQLLVTQLIGPRKRTATKLMPYECGKDPVGSAHDKYSVKFYAVAVIFLLFDIEILFMVPFAVAFKSLLAEQNLTGIAFGTIAFIEILVFISTLIVGFIFVWNKGIFDWGLQARAEARSQAKENGTAEP; from the coding sequence ATGTCAGAATTCAGCCTAATGGATTACGCTCCGATAGCCGTGATGTTCCTTGTCGCGGCCGGATTTGCCGTAAGCCAATTGCTCGTTACTCAATTGATCGGGCCGCGTAAGAGAACGGCGACCAAATTGATGCCGTATGAATGCGGTAAAGATCCGGTCGGATCCGCACATGATAAATACTCGGTGAAGTTTTACGCGGTTGCGGTCATATTCCTCCTGTTCGATATCGAAATCTTGTTTATGGTTCCGTTTGCCGTTGCTTTCAAAAGCCTTCTGGCGGAGCAGAACTTGACCGGTATTGCCTTCGGCACGATCGCATTTATCGAAATACTTGTATTTATTTCGACCCTGATCGTAGGCTTCATCTTCGTTTGGAATAAGGGAATTTTTGATTGGGGATTGCAGGCACGTGCCGAGGCAAGATCTCAGGCAAAGGAAAATGGCACGGCGGAACCGTGA
- a CDS encoding DNA repair exonuclease, with amino-acid sequence MKFLHIADVHLGCTRYQLAESPRDFFDAWVDVLRRYAIDEKVDFVIMCGDFFHKRIVPPETMNYAVEGLKMVKDAGIPVIAIEGNHDQKYNDSAFSWLRSLAAWDLMILLEPRTVEGKWSMTNGTPTPAAADTLI; translated from the coding sequence ATGAAGTTCCTGCATATCGCAGACGTGCATCTTGGGTGTACACGGTACCAACTTGCCGAGAGCCCGAGGGATTTTTTCGACGCGTGGGTCGATGTTCTGCGGCGTTATGCCATCGACGAAAAGGTCGATTTTGTCATAATGTGCGGTGATTTTTTTCACAAGCGAATTGTACCGCCCGAGACGATGAATTATGCCGTTGAAGGCCTCAAAATGGTGAAAGATGCCGGGATCCCGGTCATCGCGATCGAGGGCAATCACGATCAGAAATACAATGACAGTGCATTTAGCTGGCTGCGTTCGCTTGCCGCCTGGGATCTGATGATCCTGCTCGAACCGCGAACAGTCGAGGGAAAATGGTCTATGACGAATGGAACGCCGACGCCCGCAGCGGCGGATACATTGATATAG
- a CDS encoding NAD(P)H-dependent oxidoreductase subunit E, with translation MAEFSPAVIDEMKGHLAKYPADRLRSALIPLLFIVQRERGWVDNPGVNFLAKFLDLLVTDVWETVTFYSMFDLRPVGRHHIQICKTLSCKIMGEPDITDHVCSKLGIHPGDTTEDGKFTVSLVECLGSCGTAPMMQIGFDYHEDLTIEKVDKILDGCK, from the coding sequence ATGGCCGAATTTTCGCCGGCAGTGATCGACGAGATGAAAGGCCATCTGGCCAAATACCCGGCCGACCGCCTGCGCTCGGCACTGATCCCGCTCCTTTTTATCGTCCAGCGTGAGCGCGGATGGGTGGATAACCCGGGAGTGAACTTTCTGGCAAAGTTCCTTGATCTGCTGGTCACTGACGTCTGGGAGACGGTTACGTTCTACTCGATGTTTGACCTGCGGCCCGTCGGGCGTCATCACATCCAGATCTGCAAGACGCTGTCGTGCAAGATAATGGGCGAACCGGACATCACCGACCACGTCTGCAGCAAACTCGGGATACATCCCGGCGATACGACCGAAGACGGCAAATTTACCGTCTCGCTGGTCGAGTGTCTCGGCAGTTGCGGAACGGCACCGATGATGCAGATCGGATTTGATTATCACGAGGACCTGACGATCGAGAAGGTGGACAAGATCCTCGACGGGTGCAAATAA
- a CDS encoding IS110 family transposase, which produces MPAVKARKKIEEVETTQVERLLVSSRFVLCDELTRQIKAVEARLEEEANKEERAQLLMTHPGIGLINAMALVHTLGDVRRFRRKEEVVAFVGLDPLEKSSGETRRIGSISKRGSRLARYLLGQAAQASRDKKIRKFYSEVSRRRGRPKAKVAAARKLLINFYVLLRDYIIYEEFTAGRSWFVRGVRRGDGETRSVSEGLMVRPAISI; this is translated from the coding sequence TTGCCGGCGGTAAAGGCGAGAAAGAAGATCGAGGAGGTTGAGACGACACAGGTCGAGCGGCTTCTGGTCAGCTCTCGATTTGTTCTTTGCGACGAGCTGACACGCCAGATCAAGGCCGTGGAGGCGAGGCTCGAGGAAGAGGCGAATAAGGAAGAGCGTGCTCAATTGCTGATGACGCATCCCGGCATCGGGCTGATCAACGCCATGGCACTTGTTCACACGCTCGGCGATGTTCGACGCTTTCGCCGTAAGGAAGAGGTCGTGGCATTTGTAGGACTCGACCCGCTCGAGAAAAGCTCGGGCGAGACGAGGCGGATCGGTTCGATCAGCAAGCGAGGTTCGCGGCTCGCAAGGTACCTGCTCGGGCAGGCAGCCCAGGCAAGTCGCGATAAGAAGATACGGAAGTTCTATTCCGAGGTTAGCCGTCGTAGAGGCCGCCCGAAAGCAAAAGTTGCAGCGGCCCGTAAGCTTCTCATCAATTTTTACGTCCTGCTTCGTGACTATATCATCTACGAGGAGTTTACGGCGGGGCGAAGTTGGTTTGTACGAGGGGTCAGGAGAGGTGACGGGGAAACCCGCTCAGTCTCTGAAGGTCTGATGGTACGGCCAGCCATCTCGATATAG
- the nuoD gene encoding NADH dehydrogenase (quinone) subunit D — MSVAVENIPSQFDVLDTALESQMTLSMGPQHPSTHGVLRLDLRLDGELVIKAIPDIGYLHTGMEKLFEYKKYQQGIVITDRMDYLNPLGNNLAYVMAAEKLLGIEIPERAQVIRVLMCELQRIASHMVWLGTSCLDMGAMTPFWFTFKEREKILNLIEAASGGRMTPSYFRIGGLMMDLPAGFDNRVKQFLADFPDALNTFDTLVTGNTIWQSRTKNIGIISREDAIAWGLTGPSLRGSGVDLDLRRDEPYSGYETYDFEVPTEPVGDVWSRFKVRMRELVESYKIVRQALERLKPGPIKADAPKVVLPDRDDMRKHMDSLIHHFLIVAEGFNVPEGEVYHAIEASKGELGVYMKSNGGPKPERVHFRGPSFVNLSALPVMAEGEMIADVVAVIGSLDIVLGEIDR, encoded by the coding sequence ATGAGCGTTGCAGTAGAAAATATACCCAGCCAGTTCGATGTGTTGGATACCGCACTCGAATCGCAAATGACTTTGTCGATGGGGCCGCAGCATCCGTCGACTCACGGCGTTTTGCGTCTCGATCTGCGGCTCGACGGCGAGTTGGTAATAAAAGCGATACCCGATATCGGCTATCTCCATACCGGAATGGAAAAGCTCTTTGAGTACAAAAAGTACCAACAGGGCATTGTCATCACGGACCGGATGGATTACCTCAACCCGCTGGGCAATAACCTTGCTTATGTGATGGCGGCCGAAAAGCTTTTGGGCATTGAGATACCCGAACGTGCTCAGGTGATCCGCGTTTTGATGTGCGAACTCCAGCGGATCGCGTCGCATATGGTCTGGCTCGGTACGTCGTGCCTCGATATGGGGGCAATGACGCCGTTCTGGTTTACGTTCAAAGAGCGCGAAAAGATACTTAACCTGATCGAGGCAGCCTCCGGCGGACGTATGACGCCGAGTTATTTCCGTATCGGCGGACTGATGATGGATCTGCCGGCGGGATTTGATAATCGCGTAAAGCAGTTTCTGGCGGATTTTCCGGACGCTCTTAATACGTTTGACACACTGGTCACCGGAAACACGATCTGGCAGAGCCGCACAAAAAATATCGGCATTATCTCAAGGGAAGACGCGATCGCTTGGGGATTGACCGGCCCGAGCCTACGCGGCAGCGGCGTCGATCTTGACTTGCGGCGTGATGAGCCGTATTCCGGTTACGAAACGTACGATTTCGAAGTGCCGACCGAACCTGTGGGTGACGTCTGGTCGCGATTTAAGGTACGTATGCGAGAGCTGGTCGAGTCGTACAAGATCGTCCGTCAGGCGCTCGAACGCCTCAAGCCCGGCCCGATCAAAGCCGACGCACCGAAGGTCGTATTGCCGGACCGAGATGATATGCGTAAGCATATGGACTCGCTGATCCACCATTTCCTGATCGTCGCCGAGGGCTTTAACGTACCCGAGGGCGAGGTCTATCACGCGATCGAGGCGTCCAAGGGCGAACTCGGCGTTTATATGAAATCCAACGGCGGGCCAAAGCCTGAGCGAGTGCATTTTCGCGGGCCGAGTTTCGTCAACCTTTCGGCTTTGCCCGTAATGGCTGAGGGCGAAATGATAGCCGACGTCGTCGCCGTGATCGGCAGCCTGGACATCGTGCTTGGGGAGATCGATCGATAA
- a CDS encoding transposase, with translation MAVYIGVDFHPYEQTLAFVDEADGEIRYKRFLHSDKAGIKAFYRKCGKDAVIGTEATGSLWWFEKLLFDNGMTLKIGDPRMIRRAALSRHKNDHRDAETILDLLMRDISGDHAEERAEPGDARSAELSSLFGEQADIGGESAAGVRTIEGLATVPFAGGKGEKEDRGG, from the coding sequence ATGGCAGTATACATTGGGGTTGACTTTCATCCATATGAGCAGACGCTTGCTTTTGTGGATGAAGCGGATGGAGAGATCAGATATAAGCGGTTTCTTCATAGCGATAAGGCGGGGATAAAGGCGTTTTACCGCAAGTGCGGAAAGGACGCGGTTATTGGAACGGAGGCCACGGGATCGCTGTGGTGGTTTGAGAAGTTGCTCTTTGACAATGGAATGACGCTCAAGATCGGAGACCCTAGGATGATCCGTCGAGCAGCATTATCGAGACACAAGAACGACCACAGGGATGCGGAGACGATCCTGGATCTATTGATGCGGGACATTTCCGGCGATCACGCCGAGGAACGAGCAGAGCCGGGAGATGCTCGATCTGCTGAACTATCGTCACTCTTTGGTGAGCAAGCGGACATCGGTGGTGAATCAGCTGCAGGCGTTCGCACGATCGAAGGGCTTGCCACGGTTCCGTTTGCCGGCGGTAAAGGCGAGAAAGAAGATCGAGGAGGTTGA
- a CDS encoding molybdenum cofactor biosynthesis protein MoaE, which produces MDFFELTTQPLDITSVARRVVPPECGATVTLDGYARRFTKDKSSGVVRETEYLEYEAYEPMALKEMQKLITAAKDQFEISNVGIVHRLGRLAIGETSVVISVASPHRKAAFAACEWLIVELKRTVPIFKKEVYAGGEHWVEGDVTA; this is translated from the coding sequence ATGGACTTTTTCGAGCTTACAACCCAACCCCTCGACATCACCTCCGTAGCCCGACGCGTCGTACCGCCTGAGTGTGGAGCGACGGTGACGTTAGACGGATACGCCAGACGATTTACCAAGGATAAATCTAGCGGGGTGGTTCGCGAGACCGAGTATCTGGAATACGAGGCTTATGAGCCGATGGCTTTGAAAGAAATGCAGAAGCTCATAACGGCTGCCAAAGATCAGTTTGAGATCTCAAACGTCGGCATTGTCCATCGTCTTGGACGGCTCGCGATCGGCGAGACGAGCGTCGTCATCTCGGTCGCCTCACCGCACCGCAAGGCCGCATTTGCCGCCTGCGAATGGCTCATCGTCGAACTAAAACGCACGGTCCCGATATTTAAGAAAGAGGTTTACGCGGGCGGCGAACATTGGGTCGAGGGTGATGTCACCGCCTGA
- a CDS encoding transposase, giving the protein MTFSFGRDSNIDQIARKARIEVEGVLYHVTTRGVDRSDIFHSPEDYRKFVALFAAQKTKLPFYLYAYCLRTDHIHLLIERLTDDIGRIMHRVLTSVWSVREDAARAGRKRKEPGKNPGAIAPGSDRGLAFAFAGTERMKRTQSLWLPVLTGVCRQVRWSQELRSMRLRG; this is encoded by the coding sequence TTGACGTTCTCATTTGGGCGAGATAGTAACATCGATCAAATTGCGAGGAAAGCGAGGATCGAGGTCGAGGGCGTGCTTTATCATGTGACGACGAGAGGGGTGGATCGGAGCGACATCTTTCATTCGCCGGAGGACTATCGGAAGTTCGTTGCGCTGTTCGCTGCACAGAAGACAAAGCTGCCATTCTATCTTTACGCATACTGCCTGAGGACCGATCACATTCATCTGCTGATCGAGCGCCTCACGGACGATATCGGGCGGATCATGCATCGCGTGTTAACGAGCGTGTGGTCGGTGCGTGAAGATGCGGCGAGGGCGGGGCGGAAAAGGAAAGAACCCGGAAAGAACCCAGGCGCTATCGCTCCCGGTTCTGACAGGGGTTTGGCGTTCGCGTTTGCCGGAACGGAGCGGATGAAAAGAACCCAGTCGCTATGGCTCCCGGTTCTGACAGGCGTTTGTCGCCAGGTAAGATGGAGTCAGGAACTGCGATCTATGCGATTGCGAGGCTGA
- a CDS encoding LON peptidase substrate-binding domain-containing protein produces the protein MPNEILPLHLFERRYRQMLDDIGGVGGIFGITLLDHESSLSERPEVGSVGCAAEIRDVQTMDDGRSNIIIIGVARYRLVDLIDDDKPYLYGDVAFFEDEPDESGDPENLAGEVFDLFMRMANAVSKINGSRIKLPEISRSDPESLSFLAAATLGFENELKYRLLEMTSTVERLESIRKTLIQSVKQIEDRTDIVAAAKTNGHSKKSWIFNCRDYFGKSRLCDDHRLRTDLLTH, from the coding sequence ATGCCAAACGAGATTCTGCCGCTGCATCTCTTCGAACGCCGTTATCGGCAGATGCTTGACGACATCGGCGGCGTCGGCGGCATTTTCGGTATCACACTTTTGGATCACGAAAGCAGCCTTTCGGAAAGGCCGGAGGTGGGGTCGGTCGGGTGTGCCGCCGAGATACGCGATGTCCAGACGATGGACGACGGGCGTTCGAATATCATCATTATCGGGGTTGCCCGGTATCGACTGGTGGATCTGATCGACGACGATAAGCCGTATCTGTACGGCGATGTCGCGTTTTTTGAGGACGAACCGGACGAGAGCGGAGATCCGGAAAATTTGGCGGGCGAGGTCTTTGACCTATTTATGAGGATGGCAAATGCGGTGTCCAAGATAAACGGCAGCCGTATTAAATTGCCCGAGATATCTAGATCGGACCCGGAGTCGCTATCATTCCTTGCCGCGGCGACACTTGGATTTGAAAATGAGCTGAAATATCGGCTTTTAGAGATGACCTCGACGGTGGAGCGTCTGGAAAGTATCCGCAAGACGCTGATCCAGTCCGTCAAACAGATCGAAGATCGAACTGACATCGTCGCCGCAGCGAAAACCAACGGTCACAGCAAGAAAAGCTGGATATTTAATTGCCGAGATTATTTCGGAAAAAGTCGATTATGCGACGATCATAGGCTTCGGACCGATCTATTGACGCATTGA